A genomic stretch from Campylobacter concisus includes:
- the leuB gene encoding 3-isopropylmalate dehydrogenase — MREYKICVIKGDGIGPEIIDEAIKILDVVSAEFGIKFEYDYKLMGGAAYDVFGVPLPDETLSSALSSDAVLFGAIGGEKWDSLPRHLRPESGLLKIRKELEAYANLRPAIVFDELVDASTLKPEVLRGVDFVVIRELTGGLYFGQPREKGEDRAFNTMIYSKMEIERIAKIAFETAMLRKKKVCMVDKANVLETSQLWREVTSEVAKNYPEVELSFMYVDNAAMQLVRAPANFDVILTENLFGDILSDEASMVCGSIGLLPSASMGGKVGIYEPIHGSAPDIAGQGIANPIATILSAAMMLRYALSENDAADAIENAVKEALEKGYRTKDIAAFNAVEICSTSEIGDVIAGFIKK, encoded by the coding sequence ATGAGAGAATATAAAATTTGTGTTATAAAAGGCGATGGCATCGGCCCTGAGATCATAGATGAGGCGATAAAAATTTTAGATGTTGTTAGCGCTGAGTTTGGGATAAAATTTGAGTACGACTACAAGCTTATGGGTGGTGCAGCTTATGATGTATTTGGCGTGCCTTTGCCAGATGAGACGCTTAGTTCTGCTCTAAGCTCAGATGCTGTGCTTTTTGGAGCGATCGGCGGCGAGAAATGGGATAGCCTGCCAAGACATCTAAGGCCAGAGAGTGGGCTTTTAAAGATTAGAAAAGAGCTTGAAGCTTATGCGAATTTACGCCCAGCCATTGTTTTTGATGAGCTAGTGGATGCTAGCACGCTAAAGCCAGAGGTTTTAAGAGGCGTTGATTTTGTCGTGATTCGTGAGCTAACAGGCGGACTTTATTTTGGGCAGCCACGTGAAAAAGGCGAAGATAGAGCGTTTAATACGATGATTTATTCTAAAATGGAGATAGAGCGCATCGCAAAGATCGCTTTTGAAACAGCAATGCTTCGCAAGAAAAAGGTCTGCATGGTCGATAAGGCAAATGTGCTTGAGACAAGTCAGCTTTGGCGTGAGGTGACTAGCGAAGTGGCTAAAAATTACCCTGAAGTAGAGCTTAGCTTTATGTATGTGGATAATGCGGCGATGCAGTTAGTAAGAGCGCCAGCAAATTTTGACGTCATACTTACTGAAAATTTATTCGGCGACATCTTAAGTGATGAGGCTAGCATGGTTTGTGGCTCGATAGGACTTTTGCCAAGCGCTAGCATGGGCGGCAAAGTGGGAATTTATGAGCCAATACACGGCTCAGCTCCAGACATCGCAGGGCAGGGCATAGCAAATCCAATCGCAACAATTTTAAGTGCAGCTATGATGCTAAGATACGCACTTAGCGAAAATGACGCCGCAGATGCGATAGAAAATGCTGTTAAAGAGGCGCTTGAAAAAGGCTATAGAACAAAAGATATCGCTGCTTTTAACGCAGTTGAAATTTGCTCAACTAGCGAGATAGGCGATGTTATCGCAGGATTTATCAAAAAATGA
- a CDS encoding 3-isopropylmalate dehydratase small subunit, with protein MNKVWKFGDNIDTDIIIAARYLNTSDENILAKHIMEDADPNFSAKIDKGDIIVAGENFGCGSSREHAPIALKAAGIGAVIAKSYARIFYRNSFNTGLLILEIKETDEINEGDELKIDVDNGAVVNLTSGKEYKFSPIPPFMQELLNAGGLIEYAKVKLD; from the coding sequence ATGAATAAAGTTTGGAAATTCGGCGACAATATCGATACCGATATAATTATCGCCGCCAGATACTTAAATACTTCCGACGAAAATATCTTAGCAAAACATATAATGGAGGACGCCGATCCTAATTTTAGCGCCAAGATAGATAAGGGCGACATTATCGTAGCGGGCGAAAATTTCGGCTGCGGTAGCTCTCGCGAGCACGCTCCTATCGCGCTTAAAGCTGCCGGCATTGGTGCGGTGATAGCTAAAAGCTATGCGAGAATTTTTTATAGAAATAGCTTTAATACGGGACTTTTGATACTTGAAATCAAAGAAACGGACGAAATAAACGAGGGCGACGAACTAAAAATAGACGTAGATAACGGCGCGGTCGTAAATCTAACCAGCGGCAAAGAGTATAAATTTAGCCCTATACCGCCGTTTATGCAAGAGCTTCTAAACGCCGGCGGACTTATAGAATACGCAAAAGTAAAGTTGGATTAA
- a CDS encoding DUF2892 domain-containing protein, giving the protein MVSVKSRIIRVVLGLIFMVAVWYFYESYWALIGLIPIIVGVTGFCPACKFLGRCSLNLKK; this is encoded by the coding sequence ATGGTAAGCGTAAAAAGTAGAATTATTAGGGTCGTACTGGGGTTAATTTTTATGGTAGCGGTTTGGTATTTTTACGAGAGCTACTGGGCGTTAATCGGGTTAATCCCGATTATCGTCGGCGTTACGGGTTTTTGCCCGGCGTGTAAATTCCTAGGCAGGTGTTCTTTAAATTTAAAAAAATAA
- a CDS encoding DUF2892 domain-containing protein produces MSVLDKTIRLIIAAIWFFIFGFICDCWLWTVGLIPLLTGYYGYCPLYKIFKKR; encoded by the coding sequence ATGAGCGTTTTAGATAAAACTATACGTTTGATTATAGCGGCGATTTGGTTTTTTATTTTCGGATTTATTTGCGACTGCTGGTTGTGGACGGTCGGGCTAATTCCGCTTTTAACGGGATATTACGGCTACTGCCCGCTTTATAAAATTTTTAAAAAAAGGTAA
- a CDS encoding NAD(P)/FAD-dependent oxidoreductase, whose product MKGLQRRDALKLMGAAGLAASMSGCSATGGENDDINSKIVIMGAGLSGIALAAKLRRDMPNAKVILVDKDEKFYYQPGFTLIAVGIYEASDVVYEKADYIPQGAEWIRKNVSEIKPEANLLVLDDGSELGYDYLIVASGVEYDFEAVKGLSLEDINDTSGNISSVYTLQGAVKSNELMKKFSQNGGAAVFCDQKTPMKCSGANKKVTCMSEDRLRLAGNRDKGSVNLYVGGGKLFGDPTYAAAMTQIMIKRKIKFNLRHQIVAVDKSSSTATFEFWTAYRQNGEDKIASELIDVKYDWLHLPPKQKGSEILARAGLTKEGDKLNFLAVDKYSLQSTKFKNIFGIGDICGFASGKTGASVRKMYPILAKNLADTIKGREPSEKFTGYTACPFITKYGKAIMVEFDWEGTAPTLECFGATRESYMSWLVKIYGFKPMVMNGMLKALA is encoded by the coding sequence ATGAAAGGACTGCAAAGAAGAGACGCTTTAAAGCTAATGGGGGCCGCGGGACTAGCCGCGAGTATGAGCGGTTGCTCGGCAACGGGCGGCGAAAACGACGATATAAATTCTAAAATCGTCATAATGGGCGCGGGACTTAGCGGTATCGCGTTGGCGGCTAAACTTAGAAGAGATATGCCTAACGCCAAGGTAATTCTCGTGGATAAAGACGAGAAATTTTACTACCAGCCGGGCTTTACGCTAATCGCCGTCGGAATTTACGAAGCTAGCGACGTCGTTTACGAAAAAGCGGATTATATCCCGCAAGGAGCCGAGTGGATACGCAAAAACGTATCGGAAATAAAGCCCGAAGCCAATCTACTCGTCCTAGACGACGGGAGCGAACTGGGGTATGATTATCTAATCGTAGCAAGCGGCGTGGAATACGACTTTGAAGCCGTTAAGGGGCTAAGCTTAGAGGATATTAACGATACGAGCGGCAACATATCCTCCGTCTACACTCTACAAGGCGCCGTAAAGAGCAACGAGCTGATGAAAAAATTCTCTCAAAACGGCGGCGCGGCTGTATTTTGCGATCAAAAAACCCCGATGAAATGCAGCGGCGCAAATAAAAAAGTAACTTGCATGAGCGAAGATAGGCTGAGGTTGGCCGGCAACCGCGATAAAGGCAGCGTTAATCTTTACGTCGGCGGCGGCAAGCTTTTCGGCGATCCGACTTATGCCGCGGCGATGACTCAAATAATGATAAAAAGAAAGATAAAATTTAATCTTCGCCACCAAATCGTAGCCGTCGATAAAAGCTCAAGTACCGCTACTTTCGAGTTTTGGACGGCGTATAGGCAAAACGGCGAAGATAAAATCGCATCCGAGCTAATCGACGTAAAATACGACTGGCTTCACCTGCCGCCTAAGCAAAAAGGAAGCGAAATTTTAGCTCGCGCCGGCCTAACCAAAGAGGGCGACAAGCTAAATTTTCTAGCCGTCGATAAATACAGCCTGCAAAGTACAAAATTTAAAAATATATTCGGTATCGGCGATATTTGCGGATTTGCGTCCGGCAAAACGGGGGCTAGCGTTAGGAAAATGTATCCGATCTTAGCTAAAAATTTAGCCGATACGATAAAAGGACGAGAACCTAGCGAGAAATTTACCGGATATACGGCTTGCCCTTTTATCACCAAATACGGCAAGGCCATAATGGTAGAGTTCGACTGGGAGGGGACGGCTCCGACGTTGGAGTGCTTCGGCGCTACTAGAGAGAGCTACATGAGTTGGCTGGTTAAAATTTACGGATTTAAACCTATGGTTATGAACGGAATGCTAAAAGCTTTAGCTTAA
- a CDS encoding Crp/Fnr family transcriptional regulator, which translates to MLSEELKEILRERFTNNFDLASEDLNAIFDNAYLKTVKKGNIFYSGNDCFGFILILKGVLRAFVSSSAKEITIFRLTKDESCVLCDTCSINSLENKVSVEIEQDSEIIVIPARIYKPLKEKYPSILNFTLKIVADRFARTINVMEQALFLPLSARIMNFLSQSIENLNENFIKITHEELANHLGSAREAVSRVLKELERSGQITQSRGEIRLVS; encoded by the coding sequence ATGCTAAGCGAAGAGTTAAAAGAAATTTTGCGCGAGAGATTTACGAATAATTTCGATCTAGCAAGCGAGGATCTAAATGCGATCTTTGATAACGCGTATCTAAAAACCGTAAAAAAGGGCAATATATTTTACTCCGGAAACGATTGCTTCGGATTTATACTTATACTAAAAGGCGTTTTAAGGGCGTTTGTGTCGTCTAGCGCAAAGGAAATAACGATATTTAGGCTAACTAAAGACGAGAGTTGCGTGCTGTGCGATACGTGTTCTATAAATTCGTTAGAAAATAAAGTAAGCGTCGAAATCGAGCAAGATAGCGAGATTATCGTTATTCCGGCACGAATTTACAAGCCTCTTAAAGAAAAATATCCAAGCATTTTAAATTTTACTCTAAAAATCGTAGCCGATCGGTTTGCTAGAACCATAAACGTTATGGAGCAAGCTTTATTTTTGCCGCTTTCGGCGCGGATTATGAATTTTTTATCTCAAAGCATCGAAAATCTAAACGAAAATTTTATAAAAATAACTCACGAAGAGCTGGCGAATCATCTAGGAAGCGCTAGAGAAGCGGTATCTAGGGTGCTTAAAGAGCTTGAGAGAAGTGGGCAAATAACGCAAAGCCGCGGCGAAATAAGGCTAGTTTCTTAA
- a CDS encoding SLAC1 anion channel family protein, translating to MHDVKQNDSQSKIKSLPIMLFAGTMGLGGLCAAYKKLSEIFDLPGEIFSALRALDCTVFCLLSAFYFFKLLKFKEEVKAEFSHPIKVNFFGGFIISLFLLALAYKDAPRLYYSLFYAALGLQTIFTLYVISFWIDEKFDIAMLNPAWFIPVVGNLLIPIIAEKSQAIWYYFSLGLFFWIILFAVIFYRLVFCDKLADKFVPTLVITLAPPAMAFLGYVKLTERFDAFAAILLNINVFFAALILFSYKRFIELKFALSWWAFTFPTAASSIAFLKAYEIMQSDFYLVLGVGAFTALVASILIVGFLTVKSIINGEIFSEK from the coding sequence ATGCACGACGTTAAGCAAAACGACTCGCAAAGCAAAATAAAATCGCTACCGATTATGCTTTTTGCCGGTACTATGGGGCTTGGAGGGCTTTGCGCGGCTTATAAGAAATTAAGCGAGATATTTGATTTACCCGGCGAGATATTCTCGGCGCTTAGAGCGCTAGACTGCACGGTATTTTGCCTGCTTTCGGCGTTTTACTTCTTTAAGCTTTTAAAATTTAAAGAAGAGGTAAAGGCCGAATTTTCGCACCCCATAAAGGTAAATTTTTTCGGCGGATTTATCATCTCGCTTTTTCTTTTAGCTCTAGCCTACAAAGACGCGCCGCGATTATACTACTCGCTTTTTTACGCGGCTTTAGGCTTACAAACGATTTTTACGCTTTACGTAATTTCTTTTTGGATCGACGAAAAATTCGATATCGCGATGCTAAATCCGGCATGGTTTATCCCCGTAGTGGGCAACTTGCTAATCCCGATCATAGCCGAAAAATCTCAAGCGATCTGGTATTATTTTAGTTTGGGGTTATTTTTCTGGATTATTTTATTCGCCGTTATATTTTATAGGTTAGTTTTTTGCGATAAGCTAGCCGACAAATTCGTCCCGACGCTAGTCATTACGCTAGCGCCGCCGGCTATGGCGTTTTTGGGATACGTAAAATTAACCGAGCGATTCGACGCTTTTGCGGCGATACTGCTTAATATAAACGTATTTTTCGCGGCGCTTATACTTTTTTCGTATAAAAGATTTATTGAACTCAAATTCGCCCTATCGTGGTGGGCTTTTACCTTTCCGACGGCCGCTAGCTCCATAGCGTTTTTAAAAGCTTACGAAATTATGCAAAGCGATTTTTATTTAGTTTTAGGCGTCGGCGCTTTTACGGCTCTAGTCGCTTCGATTTTGATAGTTGGATTTTTAACGGTTAAATCTATAATAAACGGCGAAATTTTTTCGGAAAAATAG
- a CDS encoding DUF4299 family protein codes for MSVTFKVKNKKKLFGGYEKALSEREISEFIEGFFFFNSQNDEPSELSLNENVMIAGVRQKSARGFELSYEDGKYIVRVCTPSGVGDWQTAILFLSKISAKTGSKIECDNEEIYDSEQILKFDYEADIMWGLEALKEAKEKNQTLYISGLERDVAFDAVMIDEIFASASPAAKFDEIMRHVQYLDAYSARENLYEDKDGKEIFGAYTLSENLPTILPYAPSPSWQAQEALGDRNVSRWILTLVVGLDDRDAHVLGECEYGAFMANLPKEKYRFIDAANILVEPLSEEEMREILKKANEA; via the coding sequence ATGAGCGTAACATTTAAGGTAAAAAATAAAAAGAAGCTTTTTGGCGGATATGAAAAGGCGCTAAGCGAGCGTGAAATTTCAGAGTTTATAGAGGGATTTTTCTTTTTTAATAGCCAAAACGACGAGCCGAGCGAGCTTTCGCTAAACGAAAACGTGATGATCGCAGGAGTACGGCAAAAGAGCGCTCGCGGCTTTGAGCTAAGCTATGAAGACGGCAAATATATCGTTCGAGTCTGCACTCCAAGCGGCGTTGGCGACTGGCAGACGGCGATTTTGTTTCTTTCTAAAATTTCAGCCAAAACCGGCTCGAAAATAGAGTGCGACAATGAAGAAATTTACGATAGCGAGCAAATTTTAAAATTTGATTATGAAGCCGACATAATGTGGGGACTCGAAGCTCTAAAGGAGGCAAAAGAGAAAAATCAAACGCTTTATATCTCTGGCCTAGAGCGCGACGTGGCGTTTGATGCGGTTATGATAGATGAAATTTTTGCAAGCGCTAGCCCTGCGGCTAAATTCGATGAGATAATGAGACATGTGCAGTATCTTGACGCTTATAGCGCAAGAGAGAATTTATACGAAGATAAAGACGGCAAAGAAATTTTTGGCGCGTATACGCTTAGCGAAAATTTACCGACTATCTTGCCTTACGCTCCCTCTCCGTCGTGGCAGGCGCAAGAAGCACTTGGAGATCGCAATGTCTCGCGCTGGATACTTACGCTAGTAGTCGGCTTAGACGATAGGGACGCGCACGTGCTCGGCGAATGCGAATATGGCGCTTTTATGGCAAATCTGCCAAAAGAAAAATATCGCTTCATAGACGCCGCAAATATACTGGTTGAGCCGCTTAGCGAAGAAGAGATGAGAGAAATTTTAAAAAAGGCAAACGAAGCTTAA
- a CDS encoding DsrE/DsrF/TusD sulfur relay family protein: MKKFLFILTNQPYNGTDNAYNALRLAKTLKEKGEEVRIFLMNDAVDLARNSTKKPENYDVDLVAMLKELYANGAMLKVCGSCQTRCGLHAGEPYFEAEVKGSMDILSEWVRQCDQAMTF, translated from the coding sequence ATGAAAAAATTTCTATTTATACTTACAAATCAACCATACAACGGTACCGACAATGCTTACAACGCATTAAGGCTAGCTAAAACGCTAAAAGAAAAAGGCGAAGAGGTTAGAATTTTTCTAATGAACGACGCGGTCGATCTTGCGCGAAATAGCACCAAAAAGCCGGAAAACTACGACGTAGATCTAGTAGCGATGTTAAAAGAGCTTTACGCTAACGGCGCTATGTTAAAGGTTTGCGGTAGCTGCCAAACGAGGTGCGGTTTGCATGCGGGAGAGCCTTATTTCGAGGCTGAGGTGAAAGGCAGCATGGATATCTTGTCCGAGTGGGTTAGGCAGTGCGATCAAGCGATGACGTTTTAG
- a CDS encoding LysE family translocator, with protein MDFLLFFATLAPISLMPGINMTYAMSIGMSFGYKHSLIMMTGQLLSLAFVAFCCMLGVGAVLHHFGYAFKALNIIAGLYMLYLGAMLFFGKGELSVTNVSNLPSKKQMFINGLIVCVTNPKAWIFFSALLPTFLDKDDPFSLARMCLITTTLLFIEFCSLNIYALGGAMLKKFLQTHLRLLEICTAIIVCAIGVLLLFR; from the coding sequence ATGGACTTCTTACTCTTTTTCGCCACGCTTGCTCCTATCTCGTTAATGCCAGGCATCAATATGACCTATGCGATGAGTATCGGTATGAGCTTTGGCTATAAGCACTCGCTTATTATGATGACCGGACAGCTTCTTTCGCTTGCTTTCGTGGCGTTTTGCTGTATGCTTGGCGTGGGTGCGGTGCTTCATCATTTTGGGTACGCATTTAAGGCGCTAAACATCATCGCAGGGCTTTATATGCTCTATCTTGGCGCAATGCTCTTTTTTGGCAAGGGTGAGCTTAGCGTAACAAACGTCTCAAATTTACCAAGTAAAAAGCAGATGTTTATAAACGGACTCATCGTTTGCGTTACAAATCCAAAGGCATGGATATTTTTCTCGGCTTTACTGCCTACATTTTTGGACAAAGACGATCCCTTTAGTCTCGCTCGTATGTGCTTGATCACGACAACGCTTCTTTTCATCGAGTTTTGCTCGCTAAATATCTACGCGCTTGGCGGAGCTATGCTAAAGAAATTTTTACAAACGCACCTAAGGCTACTTGAAATTTGCACCGCCATTATCGTTTGCGCGATCGGCGTACTTTTACTTTTTAGATAA
- a CDS encoding type II asparaginase — protein sequence MRLIFKAVLLMILGATLAVAKPTIYILATGGTIAGSGSGSLDSSYTSGTVTVDKLIAAVPDINKIATIKGEQISNIGSQDMNNEVWLKLANRINELLNSGKADGIVVTHGTDTMEETAYFLNLVVKSDKPVVLVGAMRNSGSLSADGPLNLFNAVNVAISKDSVGKGVVVTMNDEIHAAREVTKTNTTGVDTFKSPNSGKIGTVFYGNVKYYMNPIRKHTAKSAFDLEGVKELPRVDIIYSHANDNPDFVNIAVKNGAKGIISAGLGNGNPYFSVLEALGEASKAGVVVVRDSRVGSGETTMNGEVDDAKYGFLTSDNLNAQKARVLLMLALTKTSDKAKIQEYFLTH from the coding sequence ATGCGTTTAATCTTTAAGGCGGTGTTACTCATGATTTTAGGTGCTACTTTAGCGGTTGCTAAGCCAACCATCTACATCCTAGCTACTGGTGGAACGATAGCAGGAAGTGGCTCAGGATCGCTTGATTCGAGCTATACTTCTGGAACTGTTACGGTCGATAAACTAATTGCAGCCGTGCCGGATATTAACAAGATAGCCACTATCAAAGGCGAGCAAATTTCAAATATCGGCTCACAGGATATGAACAACGAAGTTTGGCTAAAGCTTGCAAATAGAATCAACGAGCTTCTAAATAGCGGCAAAGCTGATGGTATCGTCGTTACTCACGGAACGGATACTATGGAGGAGACGGCGTACTTTCTAAATTTGGTCGTTAAAAGCGACAAGCCAGTCGTGCTTGTAGGTGCGATGAGAAATAGCGGCTCACTAAGCGCAGACGGTCCACTAAATTTATTTAACGCTGTAAACGTTGCTATAAGCAAAGATAGCGTAGGCAAGGGTGTTGTAGTCACTATGAATGACGAAATTCACGCGGCTCGTGAGGTAACCAAAACCAACACAACAGGCGTTGATACATTTAAATCACCAAACAGCGGTAAGATCGGCACAGTCTTTTATGGCAACGTAAAATACTATATGAATCCGATTAGAAAACACACAGCAAAATCAGCATTTGACCTAGAGGGCGTAAAAGAACTTCCAAGAGTCGATATCATCTACTCTCATGCAAATGACAATCCTGACTTTGTAAACATAGCTGTTAAAAACGGCGCAAAAGGTATCATCAGCGCTGGTCTTGGCAACGGCAACCCTTACTTTAGCGTGCTAGAGGCTCTTGGCGAGGCTTCAAAAGCTGGCGTAGTGGTAGTTCGCGACTCACGCGTAGGAAGCGGCGAAACAACCATGAACGGTGAGGTGGACGACGCAAAATACGGCTTTTTAACAAGCGATAATCTAAACGCGCAAAAAGCCAGAGTGCTTTTGATGCTTGCGCTTACAAAAACAAGCGACAAAGCCAAAATTCAAGAGTATTTCTTAACTCACTAA
- a CDS encoding branched-chain amino acid transporter permease yields MISVSSSEMVLFVAVLLSALATFITRATPFYALRNYKPNPYLDAIEKHMGMMIMVVLVCYGLKDTKFSEFPYGLSEIVAVLTAVSVHLRYKNALLSIVVSTGIYMLLIRIF; encoded by the coding sequence TTGATAAGTGTAAGCTCAAGCGAGATGGTGCTTTTTGTGGCGGTGCTTTTAAGTGCCTTGGCTACTTTTATAACGAGAGCGACGCCATTTTATGCATTAAGAAACTATAAGCCAAATCCTTATTTAGACGCTATCGAGAAGCATATGGGCATGATGATAATGGTCGTTTTGGTCTGCTACGGTCTAAAAGATACTAAATTTAGTGAGTTTCCATATGGCTTAAGCGAGATAGTGGCGGTTTTGACGGCTGTTTCGGTGCATTTGCGATATAAAAATGCCCTTCTTAGCATAGTTGTTTCAACCGGAATTTATATGCTTTTGATAAGAATTTTTTAA
- a CDS encoding AzlC family ABC transporter permease, with product MTFNYVFKLSIPIFMGYFPLGVAFGVLAKSMGVSAFIAVALSTLAYGGAAQFMMLSLFSVGTSYVEVFIVSYLVNLRHTFYGISLLKEYSGIKFRLLNIALLTDETFAIFKNLGLKEASDRSFVFTWLNLLAWSYWAAGTLLGAILGDLIKADTKGLEFSLTSLFIVVVIEMFKNDKNYRVLFAAALFGVLGVSLFPAKFVLVGSMALCFIFLLLFKDKI from the coding sequence TTGACATTTAACTACGTTTTTAAACTATCCATTCCTATCTTTATGGGCTATTTCCCGCTTGGTGTCGCTTTTGGCGTGCTGGCAAAAAGCATGGGAGTGAGCGCATTTATTGCTGTGGCACTTAGCACGCTAGCATACGGCGGCGCAGCGCAGTTTATGATGCTCTCGCTCTTTAGCGTCGGCACTAGCTATGTTGAGGTCTTTATCGTGAGCTATCTTGTAAATTTGCGTCACACTTTTTATGGAATTTCACTGTTAAAAGAGTATAGCGGGATCAAATTTAGGCTTTTAAACATCGCTTTGCTAACAGATGAGACCTTTGCGATATTTAAAAATTTAGGGCTAAAAGAGGCTAGTGATCGAAGCTTTGTCTTTACCTGGCTAAATTTACTTGCTTGGTCTTACTGGGCGGCTGGCACGCTGCTTGGAGCAATACTTGGTGATCTTATAAAGGCCGATACAAAGGGGCTTGAGTTTAGTTTGACCTCGCTATTTATAGTGGTCGTCATCGAGATGTTTAAAAATGATAAAAACTACCGCGTGCTCTTTGCGGCGGCGCTTTTTGGCGTGCTTGGAGTGAGCCTGTTTCCAGCTAAATTTGTGCTTGTTGGCTCGATGGCGCTTTGTTTTATATTTTTGCTTTTGTTTAAGGATAAAATTTGA
- a CDS encoding MBL fold metallo-hydrolase — translation MKINKFQHIRNATAKINYAGVSFLLDPYLAPKGKHPGFEGTLNSHLRNPLIELPMDVKEVYKGVDAIIVTHTHPDHWDEVAAEILPKDIVIFAQHNDDAALIKKQGFKDVRVLNESAEFKGVKLHKAGGAHGTVEMYENKQLGAILGDAMGVVFEAKGHKTLYVMGDTLWTVDVSKALNKFNPSVVVMNTGDARVLAFPDNGIIMGKADVAHAAKELNGATIIAVHMDAVNHTSVSRKDLREFVKKEGIESKITIPDDGEIIKF, via the coding sequence ATGAAAATAAACAAATTTCAACATATCAGAAACGCTACCGCAAAGATAAACTACGCGGGAGTGAGCTTTTTGCTTGACCCGTATCTTGCGCCAAAGGGCAAACATCCGGGCTTTGAGGGGACGCTAAACTCACACCTTAGAAATCCTTTGATAGAACTTCCTATGGATGTAAAAGAGGTGTATAAGGGCGTCGATGCGATCATCGTTACGCACACGCATCCTGATCACTGGGATGAGGTCGCGGCCGAAATTTTACCTAAAGATATCGTTATCTTTGCTCAGCATAACGATGATGCGGCGCTAATCAAAAAGCAAGGCTTTAAAGACGTAAGAGTGCTAAACGAATCGGCCGAATTTAAAGGCGTGAAACTACATAAAGCGGGCGGCGCTCACGGCACGGTAGAGATGTATGAAAACAAGCAGCTTGGCGCTATTTTGGGCGATGCGATGGGCGTCGTGTTTGAGGCAAAGGGACACAAGACGCTTTATGTCATGGGCGATACGCTTTGGACTGTGGACGTAAGCAAGGCTCTAAACAAATTTAATCCTAGTGTAGTCGTGATGAATACGGGCGACGCTCGCGTGCTGGCATTTCCTGACAACGGTATCATAATGGGCAAAGCCGACGTAGCCCACGCCGCAAAAGAGCTTAATGGTGCGACTATCATCGCCGTACATATGGACGCCGTAAATCACACGAGCGTAAGCCGTAAGGATCTTCGTGAATTTGTTAAAAAAGAAGGCATAGAGAGCAAGATCACTATCCCAGATGACGGTGAAATCATCAAATTTTAA
- a CDS encoding tetratricopeptide repeat protein, protein MKISKSVVNLALKAKNRKLHRSYIYIYLDKNERDKMADMTNKSCELGNPHSCLFLGNIYLQKDTPAQEKEEGLRLYNKACELKNAFACYTLALIYKTGDTGMLQDKNRAKNYYKKACELDLEEACSMLKNFN, encoded by the coding sequence ATGAAAATATCCAAATCGGTGGTAAATTTAGCTTTAAAAGCAAAGAACAGAAAGCTGCACCGATCTTATATATATATCTACCTTGACAAAAATGAGCGCGATAAAATGGCAGATATGACGAACAAGTCCTGCGAGCTAGGCAATCCGCACAGTTGTCTCTTTTTAGGAAATATATATCTACAAAAAGACACTCCAGCGCAAGAGAAAGAAGAAGGACTTAGGCTTTATAATAAGGCTTGCGAACTAAAAAATGCATTTGCTTGCTATACTCTTGCGCTCATTTATAAAACTGGAGATACTGGTATGTTGCAAGATAAAAATAGAGCAAAAAACTACTACAAAAAAGCCTGCGAGCTTGATTTGGAAGAAGCATGCAGTATGCTTAAAAATTTTAATTAA